Proteins encoded in a region of the Candidatus Obscuribacter sp. genome:
- a CDS encoding DNA double-strand break repair nuclease NurA: MLDFIKLAGLIQNVGMDALGELDSQKELLDLALKTFDQACHDPEFAETLEKNRDKVLWPLLRAFTDLDYVADIGPEPTGWTVVACDGSQIMPSHHEVHSCYLLNAGVARISYGLALEPALYSEPRLYARPDDLYPLVDRRRIHIDELFVALERSLFELTLLVEVAEVASATGGGKILTMVDGSLIPWSLEKMPRTYIADYMERVSQLMARLRLAHVPLVGYVSQSRSADLINALRVFLCPYDESRCASHCGHLNEEAFACSSIWPLSDRAVFGRLLVPGQHSAVFASGASAVKLMDDVNATCFTYIKGPDEVARLELPRWVYDDKTLFDFALRATYSQVNKGFGYPVALAEAHHLAVIKGPERERFFALLKDHMIALGAHRVAVSPKESRKRTSFI; encoded by the coding sequence ATGCTTGATTTTATTAAATTAGCCGGTCTCATCCAAAATGTCGGCATGGACGCTCTGGGTGAGCTAGACAGTCAAAAAGAGCTGCTCGATTTGGCGCTTAAAACTTTTGATCAGGCCTGTCATGATCCAGAGTTTGCAGAAACCCTCGAAAAAAACCGAGATAAAGTGCTCTGGCCTTTGCTAAGAGCGTTCACTGACCTCGATTATGTCGCTGATATCGGTCCTGAGCCAACTGGCTGGACTGTGGTGGCCTGTGATGGCTCGCAGATTATGCCCAGCCACCATGAAGTGCATAGTTGTTATCTGCTCAATGCCGGTGTAGCCAGGATAAGTTATGGCTTGGCTCTTGAGCCGGCTCTTTATAGCGAGCCCAGACTTTATGCCAGACCGGACGATCTCTATCCTCTGGTAGATAGGCGCCGTATCCATATCGATGAGCTATTTGTCGCCCTTGAGCGCAGTCTGTTTGAGCTTACACTGCTGGTGGAAGTGGCCGAAGTCGCTAGTGCTACTGGTGGTGGCAAAATACTGACCATGGTGGACGGCTCGCTTATCCCCTGGTCACTCGAAAAAATGCCTCGTACTTATATCGCTGATTATATGGAGCGAGTGAGCCAGCTTATGGCCAGGCTGCGTCTGGCGCATGTACCCCTGGTGGGATATGTCAGCCAGAGTCGTAGCGCTGATTTAATCAATGCCCTGAGGGTATTTCTCTGTCCCTATGATGAGAGCCGATGTGCCAGTCATTGTGGTCACTTAAATGAAGAGGCTTTTGCTTGCTCCAGTATCTGGCCACTCTCGGATAGGGCAGTCTTTGGACGGCTTTTGGTGCCGGGTCAACACAGCGCTGTCTTTGCCAGTGGGGCTAGTGCGGTAAAGCTTATGGATGACGTTAACGCCACTTGCTTTACTTATATAAAAGGACCGGACGAAGTAGCCAGATTGGAGCTGCCTCGCTGGGTCTATGACGATAAGACACTATTTGATTTTGCCCTGAGAGCTACTTACAGCCAGGTCAACAAAGGTTTTGGCTATCCAGTGGCGTTAGCCGAAGCCCATCACCTGGCTGTAATAAAAGGACCGGAGCGTGAGCGCTTTTTTGCCTTGCTCAAAGACCATATGATTGCCCTCGGGGCTCACCGAGTGGCTGTCAGCCCCAAAGAGTCGAGAAAGCGCACTAGCTTTATATAA
- the dprA gene encoding DNA-protecting protein DprA produces MNSAFEWRDEETLYWVALDQSQIGLGFRKLQMIYDRLGSMERFWQADPLDLQEMGTDTVYGLPFLTEEVIGKFLKYRQSTDPAQLVAKLEEADTRAYPYPHPGYPSNLRQIYDAPAVLYVRGKLDLSVLVHSVGIVGTRNPTSYGQTQAKKFSKELAARNVPVVSGMAFGVDSFSHWGAIEAGGMTVAVLGGGPDHCYPSSNKPLYNKMVELPTCAVVSEYFPGTSVQKWMFPARNRIISGITEGLLVIEAGRDSGSLITARQAFDQSRLVFALPGRIDSPMSVGTNELISANTAKLVSSVDQILAEFSWVVGKAESKPKIVELFGREKELFDLVCQEAEAVHFDKLSQLTGMSAGELSSGLTMLELAGVVERLPGDYYQRT; encoded by the coding sequence ATGAATTCAGCCTTTGAATGGAGAGACGAAGAGACTCTTTACTGGGTCGCTCTGGATCAGTCTCAAATAGGTCTGGGCTTTCGTAAGCTGCAAATGATCTATGACAGGCTTGGCAGCATGGAGCGCTTCTGGCAAGCTGACCCTCTAGATTTGCAGGAGATGGGGACCGACACAGTTTATGGTCTGCCATTTTTGACCGAGGAAGTAATCGGTAAGTTTTTGAAGTATCGCCAGAGTACAGATCCTGCCCAGCTGGTTGCCAAGCTTGAGGAGGCTGATACTCGTGCCTATCCCTATCCGCACCCTGGATATCCCAGCAATTTGCGCCAGATTTATGATGCTCCTGCCGTACTCTATGTGCGCGGCAAGCTTGATTTGTCAGTTTTAGTGCACTCTGTCGGCATTGTTGGCACACGCAATCCCACCAGCTATGGTCAGACTCAGGCAAAAAAATTCAGCAAAGAGTTGGCCGCTCGTAATGTGCCGGTAGTCTCGGGCATGGCTTTTGGAGTTGATTCTTTTAGTCACTGGGGCGCCATCGAGGCTGGTGGCATGACGGTAGCTGTGCTTGGCGGCGGTCCAGACCATTGTTATCCGTCCTCCAACAAGCCTCTTTACAATAAAATGGTCGAATTGCCCACCTGTGCCGTGGTCTCTGAATACTTCCCTGGTACAAGTGTCCAAAAATGGATGTTTCCGGCTCGCAACCGCATTATTTCCGGTATCACCGAGGGACTTCTGGTAATCGAGGCTGGTCGCGACTCAGGCTCTCTCATTACGGCGCGCCAGGCATTTGATCAAAGTCGCCTTGTATTTGCCCTGCCTGGGCGTATCGATAGCCCCATGTCGGTCGGCACCAATGAGCTAATCTCGGCTAATACCGCCAAATTGGTCTCCAGCGTCGACCAGATTTTGGCAGAATTTAGCTGGGTAGTTGGCAAGGCCGAGAGCAAACCAAAAATTGTCGAACTCTTTGGCCGCGAAAAAGAACTCTTTGACCTGGTTTGCCAGGAGGCCGAGGCAGTGCATTTTGATAAATTATCTCAGCTGACAGGTATGTCTGCTGGTGAGCTTTCCAGTGGTTTGACCATGCTGGAGCTGGCCGGAGTAGTGGAAAGATTGCCCGGAGACTATTATCAGCGCACATAA
- a CDS encoding protein kinase yields the protein MSQLQREITYKIPLTRPGFWLAIVTFPAWGLAAPLGLITFICAAMVQVYKIVYQQQDANLDQMLASFALAFISAGTFLLGSVFCGIMQESKVLLDPEGLILPFLLTTKNKRQRFVAWQEIEAVSVESDNDKNDHLILKTGAGVVDFNLSIMTRRDREQLTLSLALLAPETSIHKSLLIEKDRLAQEIAEDPALISFTNLWEEELASRFSTTAYLPLPAGEALLDGRFKIVRQLNLGGWSAVYLAIEDDSKTRVIKESVMPVDAPEALKEKAQAMFDRETKLLLKIEHDNIVKVHDHFVDKGRHYIVLDFLTGENLRKMVQISGPQHELDVIHWALSMADMLDYLHNLHPPLVHRDFTPDNIILDNTGELRLIDFGAANEFIGTATGTMVGKQSYMAPEQFKGKANIQSDLYSLGATLYFLLTAKDPLPMGQSSVTADFPNLFIRPALNQLIGALTEPDYHKRIQSAEEVLTRLREIIKEDAGKATLPAKTSV from the coding sequence ATGAGTCAATTACAAAGAGAAATCACCTATAAAATTCCTCTGACCAGACCTGGCTTCTGGCTTGCTATTGTGACTTTTCCAGCCTGGGGGCTGGCTGCACCACTGGGTCTAATTACCTTTATTTGTGCTGCTATGGTCCAGGTCTACAAAATTGTCTATCAACAACAAGATGCCAATTTAGACCAGATGCTGGCAAGTTTTGCTCTTGCCTTTATCTCGGCTGGGACGTTTTTACTGGGCTCGGTATTTTGCGGCATCATGCAAGAGAGCAAAGTATTACTTGATCCCGAAGGTCTGATTTTGCCGTTTTTGCTGACAACAAAAAACAAAAGACAACGCTTTGTCGCCTGGCAAGAAATTGAAGCTGTATCAGTAGAAAGCGACAACGACAAAAACGACCATCTTATTTTGAAGACTGGCGCTGGCGTAGTCGATTTTAATCTCTCAATTATGACCAGGAGAGACCGAGAGCAGCTGACATTGTCCCTGGCACTTTTAGCCCCGGAGACCAGTATCCACAAATCACTATTAATAGAAAAAGACCGACTCGCTCAAGAAATCGCCGAAGATCCAGCTCTTATAAGTTTTACCAATCTCTGGGAAGAAGAGCTTGCCAGTCGCTTTAGCACCACAGCTTATCTGCCACTACCAGCTGGGGAAGCGCTTTTGGATGGTCGCTTTAAAATAGTACGTCAGCTCAATTTAGGCGGCTGGTCAGCAGTATATCTTGCCATTGAAGACGACAGTAAGACTAGAGTAATAAAAGAATCAGTCATGCCTGTTGATGCTCCTGAGGCTCTCAAAGAAAAAGCTCAAGCGATGTTTGATCGCGAAACCAAACTCTTGCTCAAAATCGAACACGACAATATTGTCAAAGTGCATGACCACTTTGTCGACAAAGGCAGACACTATATCGTCCTTGATTTTTTAACAGGCGAAAACCTGCGCAAAATGGTGCAGATATCTGGTCCGCAACATGAGCTTGATGTGATTCACTGGGCCTTGAGCATGGCTGATATGCTCGATTATCTGCACAACCTGCATCCACCACTGGTGCACCGCGATTTTACTCCAGACAATATCATCCTGGACAATACAGGCGAGCTAAGACTGATTGACTTTGGTGCCGCCAATGAATTTATCGGCACCGCTACCGGTACCATGGTAGGCAAACAATCATATATGGCACCAGAACAGTTTAAAGGCAAAGCTAACATACAAAGCGATCTTTATTCGCTGGGGGCCACACTCTACTTCTTACTGACAGCAAAAGACCCTCTACCGATGGGGCAGTCCAGTGTCACAGCAGACTTTCCTAATTTGTTTATAAGACCGGCTTTAAATCAACTGATTGGCGCACTGACAGAGCCAGACTATCACAAACGCATCCAATCGGCTGAAGAAGTGCTGACTAGACTGAGAGAAATCATCAAAGAAGACGCAGGTAAGGCTACCTTACCCGCCAAGACCAGCGTTTAA
- a CDS encoding serine/threonine protein kinase, producing MKLCLECNTHFQGDFEECPEDGSKLVSVPNDPVIGKVLGEKYRILCPVGKGSMGMVYKAIQESTGREMAVKLLHHFLGSNSDSVKRFHREAKAVSRLSHPNIIRLYDFGVMDAGQPYIVTELLKGVTLSDILRKRGHLDLKQAMPVFEQVCAAIGEAHRSRVIHRDLKPENIVLEDVDLKGDLDAPDLIKKNAIRVLDFGVAKMWSDSGASSQSLTLEGKVCGSPAYMSPEQCRGVDVDFRTDIYSMGVVFFETLTGKRPFSADDLMALMLMHVNNQAPSLGAVSPELSYPPELNEAIMKAMAKNPNERQQSAEELLDDIQASTRGRQKTIVVSQAEKPDNWIPFQGKGSLVFNPGKEDNNALETSESYSTLSNPANMLDYPMEARHNAPKRKRKGENRYWMIGRAVVLGVLIVGVFNYVTQSYMVSENARNATSLINRGRCEEGVTILEKLQKDGKLSPEYSNVLNDAYVQMALSYGKAGQYARALELLRKVSNKSDANLQAQQLIKRWSWRVR from the coding sequence ATGAAATTGTGCCTTGAGTGCAATACACACTTTCAGGGAGATTTTGAGGAGTGTCCAGAGGACGGCTCCAAACTTGTCAGCGTGCCTAATGATCCAGTCATTGGTAAAGTCCTGGGCGAAAAATATCGCATCCTCTGCCCAGTAGGTAAAGGCAGTATGGGTATGGTTTATAAGGCCATACAGGAGTCTACTGGTCGCGAAATGGCGGTCAAACTGCTGCACCACTTCTTAGGCAGCAATTCTGATTCGGTAAAGAGGTTTCACCGAGAAGCAAAAGCTGTAAGCCGCCTGTCCCATCCAAATATTATCCGACTCTATGACTTTGGTGTGATGGATGCTGGACAACCATATATTGTCACCGAGTTGCTCAAGGGAGTAACCCTATCTGATATCTTGCGCAAGCGTGGTCATCTGGATCTTAAACAAGCCATGCCTGTATTTGAGCAAGTCTGTGCCGCTATTGGAGAAGCGCACCGTAGCCGAGTGATTCACCGTGACTTAAAGCCCGAAAACATCGTCTTGGAAGATGTGGATTTAAAAGGTGATCTCGATGCACCGGATCTGATCAAAAAAAATGCTATTAGAGTGCTCGATTTTGGTGTTGCCAAAATGTGGAGCGACAGTGGTGCCAGCTCTCAATCATTGACTCTGGAAGGCAAAGTTTGCGGCTCACCTGCTTATATGAGTCCAGAGCAATGCCGCGGTGTGGACGTTGATTTTCGCACCGACATCTATTCGATGGGTGTGGTCTTTTTTGAGACTCTTACCGGTAAACGTCCATTTTCTGCCGATGATCTTATGGCTTTGATGTTGATGCATGTCAACAATCAAGCTCCCTCACTTGGTGCTGTTTCGCCGGAGCTGAGTTATCCTCCCGAGCTCAACGAAGCGATCATGAAAGCGATGGCCAAAAATCCAAATGAGCGTCAACAAAGTGCCGAGGAGCTACTGGACGATATTCAGGCCAGTACTAGAGGACGTCAAAAAACAATTGTGGTTTCTCAAGCCGAAAAACCAGATAACTGGATCCCATTTCAGGGTAAAGGCAGTCTTGTATTTAATCCTGGCAAAGAAGATAACAACGCTCTGGAAACATCTGAGAGTTATAGTACGCTCTCTAATCCAGCTAATATGCTTGATTATCCAATGGAAGCGCGTCACAACGCCCCCAAACGCAAAAGAAAGGGTGAGAATCGCTACTGGATGATTGGACGTGCTGTAGTACTGGGTGTGCTCATTGTGGGCGTCTTTAACTATGTCACTCAAAGCTATATGGTCAGCGAAAACGCTCGTAATGCCACTAGTTTGATTAACCGTGGGCGGTGCGAAGAAGGCGTAACGATACTGGAGAAGTTGCAAAAAGACGGCAAGTTATCGCCTGAATACTCCAATGTGCTCAATGATGCTTATGTGCAAATGGCACTTAGCTATGGTAAAGCCGGTCAGTATGCACGGGCCTTAGAATTGCTCAGAAAAGTAAGCAATAAATCAGATGCTAATTTGCAAGCGCAGCAGCTTATTAAACGCTGGTCTTGGCGGGTAAGGTAG
- a CDS encoding serine/threonine protein kinase produces the protein MRCNTYFGDDQNVCPQDKSALEYVGKEPLIGALIHNRYAVDCVAGKGATGIVYKATRLMMGGFVAVKVLHTYQGADSKSLEKFSREITALERLRHPNIVSFFDSGITDDGQPFLVMDFLEGTALTAFIQKGPIPPSIALHITLEICKALQFAHDQGFVHRDMKPDNIVLDRASGEDIVKLLDFGISYTIFENRMNTMARPTTVAGSPAYMSPEQCRGLPLDHRTDIYSLALVVYEMFTGRKPFKANSNKEFMVKTVNEKVPLMSTVRPDLGIPEPVDLVIARALQKNPNDRHSSINVFASELIKSCEGSGFAFTKGSQQSEDDRLQNPSSRVNERMRGQ, from the coding sequence TTGCGATGCAATACCTACTTCGGCGACGATCAAAACGTTTGCCCGCAAGATAAGAGCGCCCTCGAATATGTCGGCAAAGAGCCATTAATTGGGGCTCTCATCCACAACCGTTATGCTGTTGACTGTGTGGCTGGCAAGGGCGCTACTGGCATCGTCTACAAAGCAACTCGGCTGATGATGGGTGGTTTTGTCGCAGTCAAAGTGCTGCATACCTACCAGGGCGCTGATTCCAAGAGTTTGGAGAAGTTCTCTCGCGAAATTACAGCCTTAGAGAGGCTGCGTCACCCCAATATCGTCAGCTTTTTTGACTCTGGCATAACTGATGATGGTCAACCCTTCCTTGTCATGGACTTTCTTGAGGGTACTGCACTCACTGCCTTTATTCAAAAAGGTCCGATTCCTCCTTCGATTGCCTTGCATATCACCCTTGAGATCTGCAAAGCGTTGCAATTTGCCCACGATCAGGGCTTTGTTCACCGCGATATGAAGCCTGACAATATCGTGTTAGACAGGGCTTCTGGTGAAGATATCGTCAAATTGCTCGACTTTGGTATCTCCTACACTATTTTTGAAAACCGCATGAATACAATGGCGAGACCAACTACTGTGGCTGGTTCACCTGCTTATATGAGTCCTGAGCAGTGTCGCGGTCTGCCTCTTGACCATCGTACCGATATTTATTCACTGGCTTTAGTGGTCTATGAGATGTTTACTGGACGCAAGCCATTTAAGGCCAACTCCAATAAGGAGTTTATGGTTAAGACTGTAAACGAGAAAGTACCGCTGATGTCTACCGTCCGTCCCGATTTGGGTATTCCTGAGCCGGTGGACCTGGTGATTGCTAGAGCGCTACAAAAGAATCCAAACGACAGACACAGCTCAATCAATGTATTTGCCTCTGAGCTAATAAAATCGTGCGAAGGCTCTGGGTTTGCTTTTACTAAGGGGTCTCAACAATCTGAGGATGACAGGTTGCAAAACCCATCGTCCCGGGTAAATGAGCGAATGAGGGGTCAATAG
- a CDS encoding GNAT family N-acetyltransferase, giving the protein MVQPPVRPLPKLNTGHCIVRLADPSEAPAVVKYLSANKDHLANAGPVWPDDYLTENYWVNQLNKNIEDFHAETAVRFFIFERSSPDTVIGAANINNIVKGAFYSGALGYGIAKDKEGKKIMKEALQSVITYGFSAFNLHRIMANYQPVNDRSGQLLRSLGFSVEGYARDYLIINGKWCDHILTSIINPNWVKP; this is encoded by the coding sequence ATGGTGCAACCACCCGTAAGACCCTTACCAAAGCTCAACACCGGTCACTGTATTGTGCGTCTGGCTGATCCCAGCGAGGCACCAGCAGTAGTGAAATATCTCTCTGCCAATAAAGACCATTTAGCCAATGCTGGTCCAGTCTGGCCTGATGATTATTTGACTGAGAACTACTGGGTCAATCAACTCAACAAAAATATCGAAGACTTCCACGCTGAGACTGCGGTGCGCTTTTTTATATTTGAGCGCTCTAGCCCTGATACCGTAATTGGTGCAGCTAACATCAATAACATCGTCAAAGGTGCTTTTTATTCTGGTGCTCTTGGTTATGGCATAGCCAAAGACAAAGAGGGCAAAAAAATCATGAAAGAAGCCCTGCAGTCAGTTATCACTTATGGTTTTTCGGCATTTAACTTGCACCGCATCATGGCTAATTACCAGCCCGTAAATGATCGCAGCGGCCAACTTTTGCGCTCGCTGGGCTTTAGCGTTGAGGGCTATGCCCGTGACTATCTCATTATCAATGGCAAATGGTGTGACCATATTTTGACCTCAATCATCAATCCCAACTGGGTTAAGCCCTAG
- the mqnE gene encoding aminofutalosine synthase MqnE, whose amino-acid sequence MAVESFISETHALSDIAHKVYNGERLTREDALRLYESDDLMTVGALAEYARRRKAGPGKEKYVYYIHNMHLNPTNFCVETCRFCSYANPSERSKAYTWTVDKVLEEAGRGSNLGICEIHMVGGLNPACNLAYYQDILTEMRRQYPHIHMKAFTAVEIEYLANLEGMTYEEVLKALIEAGLGSMPGGGAEIFDDAVRARMAVKKTPGPVYVEIHGIAHKLGLKTNATMLTGISESQANKVDHMLMLREQQDKTGGFQCFIPLKCYYEGTDIEPEVTEPTPFELLKDVAISRLLLDNFPHIKAYWIQLGVELAQLALSFGADDLDGTIGQEKITHAAGAKTPLQLAKDHMEELISSSGYQAVERDTIYNIKRVAELAPVEIPLTMGERLAALK is encoded by the coding sequence ATGGCAGTGGAGAGTTTTATCAGCGAGACTCACGCCTTGAGCGACATCGCTCATAAAGTCTACAATGGCGAGCGTTTGACCCGCGAGGACGCGCTCAGATTGTATGAGAGCGACGACCTGATGACAGTTGGCGCCCTGGCTGAGTATGCCAGACGCCGCAAAGCTGGTCCCGGCAAAGAAAAGTACGTCTATTACATCCACAACATGCACTTAAATCCCACCAACTTTTGTGTGGAGACCTGCCGCTTTTGCTCTTATGCCAACCCCTCAGAGCGCTCAAAAGCCTATACCTGGACAGTCGATAAAGTGCTTGAAGAAGCTGGACGGGGCTCTAATCTAGGAATCTGCGAAATCCACATGGTGGGAGGCCTAAACCCGGCCTGCAACCTGGCTTATTACCAGGATATTCTCACTGAGATGCGCAGACAGTATCCGCACATCCACATGAAGGCCTTTACTGCCGTTGAAATCGAGTATCTGGCCAATCTCGAAGGTATGACCTACGAAGAAGTGCTAAAAGCCCTTATCGAAGCTGGTCTTGGCTCTATGCCCGGTGGTGGCGCTGAGATATTTGACGATGCTGTCAGAGCACGCATGGCTGTTAAAAAGACCCCCGGTCCTGTCTATGTCGAGATCCATGGCATTGCCCACAAACTCGGTCTCAAGACCAATGCCACAATGCTCACTGGCATATCAGAGAGTCAGGCTAACAAAGTTGATCATATGCTGATGCTGCGCGAGCAACAGGACAAGACTGGCGGCTTCCAGTGCTTTATCCCGCTCAAATGCTACTACGAAGGCACTGATATCGAGCCAGAAGTAACTGAGCCTACTCCGTTTGAGTTGCTTAAAGATGTTGCTATCTCCAGACTCTTGCTCGATAACTTCCCGCATATCAAAGCCTACTGGATCCAGCTTGGTGTAGAGCTGGCTCAGCTTGCTTTGAGCTTTGGAGCTGATGACCTCGACGGTACTATCGGTCAAGAAAAAATCACCCATGCTGCCGGTGCTAAAACACCGTTGCAACTGGCTAAAGATCATATGGAAGAGTTGATTAGTTCCAGCGGTTATCAGGCCGTTGAGCGTGACACCATATACAATATCAAGCGCGTGGCTGAGCTGGCACCGGTAGAGATTCCCCTCACTATGGGTGAGCGTCTGGCTGCTCTTAAATAA
- a CDS encoding helix-turn-helix domain-containing protein has translation MARNEGKAQRNRPITQELEAPLSRRLAQLRNLRNLTLQDLSSRCHFPVSRLEDLESGLETWLSASDRQLLAMALAVEPHLLQEVEERPRLSPIKDPKRYQAMINEITVSILQGARELACPQCGHILRCRIQEAYDIHENPVRDAKAFCQKCPFTL, from the coding sequence ATGGCAAGAAACGAAGGCAAAGCGCAGCGCAATAGACCAATCACTCAGGAGCTAGAAGCGCCACTCTCGCGCCGTTTGGCTCAATTGCGCAATTTGCGCAATCTCACTTTGCAAGATCTGTCCAGCCGCTGCCATTTCCCCGTCTCACGCCTGGAAGACCTGGAGAGCGGACTTGAGACCTGGCTATCAGCTAGCGATCGTCAACTGCTTGCCATGGCCCTGGCTGTCGAGCCTCACCTTTTGCAGGAAGTAGAAGAGCGCCCACGCCTAAGCCCTATAAAGGACCCCAAACGCTATCAAGCAATGATCAACGAGATAACTGTGTCCATCTTGCAAGGAGCCAGAGAGCTTGCCTGCCCACAGTGCGGTCATATACTGCGCTGCCGCATCCAGGAAGCTTACGACATCCACGAAAACCCGGTACGTGACGCCAAAGCCTTTTGTCAGAAGTGTCCGTTCACTTTGTAG
- a CDS encoding tetratricopeptide repeat protein has protein sequence MTGSNKNKTWLRWLNIACTVVFFSGQAKPALAQLSGPEMNNLKGMEEKLFFKSYEDTDKPESRVARLEKRIFGDASEGPLSDRMAKLGTLIKPDEKKPEVKNTAPQVQATQPVRQTKPQVSAPRNNQPPDPEEMRRRVRLAKEEEVAQLQSEAVELWKARRGNEALEKFEQVVRIAPDFAEAHFSLGVIFEAKQDYQNALLSYQRALDLAPGKREYTEAVNLVSKKAHTSEANQEKKAELKQLAEQASTAYRTGQFQSALQLYKELDKKAPKEALVKYNIGTIYLALKNPVEALEYFKLAAKLKPDEPRYQDAVQKLSNNLQQDTRARQQAESAWGGGNSGNNQDKPGKKVKEPKRKIESTQTFQNNTPADFSQVSNYRQPQQPMPMGTPNGNGYNSPMGMPGGNGFNSPMAGGGGGGTASSAAFGIMARDGANGAEITSVGAASKALRAGLSRGDIVKAVDGVIINSTADLNNVLMRKQPHEAAQFIIQRKGQIGQFVLSD, from the coding sequence ATGACAGGCTCAAATAAAAACAAAACTTGGCTCAGGTGGCTAAATATAGCCTGCACTGTTGTTTTTTTTAGCGGTCAGGCAAAACCAGCTTTAGCTCAACTATCCGGTCCTGAGATGAATAACCTCAAGGGCATGGAAGAAAAGCTATTTTTTAAATCATACGAAGACACCGACAAACCAGAGTCCCGTGTGGCACGCCTAGAGAAGCGCATCTTTGGTGACGCCAGCGAAGGACCCCTGAGCGACAGAATGGCTAAATTAGGCACCTTGATTAAGCCGGATGAAAAAAAGCCAGAAGTAAAAAATACTGCGCCTCAAGTGCAAGCCACCCAACCGGTCAGACAGACTAAGCCACAGGTCAGTGCACCAAGAAATAATCAGCCCCCCGACCCGGAAGAAATGAGACGACGGGTACGTCTGGCTAAAGAAGAGGAAGTTGCTCAACTGCAAAGCGAAGCAGTGGAACTCTGGAAAGCCAGGCGCGGCAACGAAGCCCTGGAAAAATTTGAACAAGTTGTGCGCATCGCGCCAGATTTTGCCGAAGCACATTTCAGTCTCGGCGTCATTTTTGAGGCTAAGCAAGATTATCAAAATGCTCTACTAAGTTATCAACGCGCTCTAGATTTGGCACCAGGCAAAAGAGAATATACAGAAGCGGTAAACCTGGTAAGCAAAAAAGCACATACAAGCGAAGCCAATCAAGAAAAGAAAGCTGAATTAAAACAGCTCGCTGAACAAGCCAGCACCGCCTACCGCACCGGACAATTCCAGAGTGCACTGCAACTCTACAAAGAGCTGGACAAAAAGGCACCAAAAGAAGCCCTGGTCAAATACAACATCGGCACCATTTATCTAGCCCTCAAAAATCCGGTGGAGGCGCTCGAATACTTTAAGCTTGCAGCCAAACTAAAACCAGATGAGCCGCGCTACCAGGATGCAGTACAAAAGCTATCAAACAACCTGCAACAAGATACAAGAGCCAGACAACAAGCTGAGAGCGCCTGGGGTGGCGGCAATAGTGGTAATAATCAAGACAAGCCAGGCAAAAAAGTAAAAGAGCCAAAGCGCAAAATTGAGTCCACTCAGACTTTTCAAAACAACACTCCAGCTGACTTTAGTCAGGTGAGTAACTACAGACAGCCGCAACAACCAATGCCCATGGGCACGCCCAACGGCAATGGCTATAACAGCCCTATGGGAATGCCCGGTGGCAACGGCTTTAACAGTCCAATGGCTGGTGGCGGTGGTGGTGGCACAGCCTCCAGTGCAGCCTTTGGCATAATGGCTCGAGACGGTGCTAACGGGGCTGAAATAACCAGCGTGGGCGCAGCCAGTAAAGCACTGAGAGCCGGACTCTCGCGTGGCGATATTGTCAAAGCAGTTGATGGCGTGATCATCAATAGTACTGCGGATTTAAACAACGTATTGATGCGCAAACAGCCACATGAAGCGGCTCAATTTATCATCCAGCGCAAAGGCCAGATTGGTCAATTTGTACTATCTGACTGA